DNA sequence from the Acidobacteriota bacterium genome:
AGGATGTCTCCGAGTTTGCGGATGTCGCCGCCTTCGCGCATGGAAATGGCAATGGCCAGGGCCGCTTTGCCGTTGATCCGCGTCACGCTCGACGGTGGATCCACCGTATCTCGGTACACCTGGGCGATGTCTTCGAGGTACACCATGCTGCCGGAAGGTAGCTGTAGCACCGTCCGCCGAAGGTCCTCGACGGATTCGAAATTGCCCGTCGGTTCGAGCACAATGCGCTCCCGGCCGCTCGTTACATTGCCTCCGGAGGACAAAATGTTGACGCTCGCCAAGGAAGCCGAGAGCTGCTGCGGAGAGAGGCCGATTTCGCGTAGTCGGGCGTGGTTGTACTCGACGAAAACGACCTCTTGTTGAGTGCCGTGGAGGGTGACCTTGGCGACTTCCGAGATTTTGAGGAGCTGATCGCGGATCTCGTCGGCGATGTCCTCGAGTTCGGCGTAGTCGTAGCCCTCGCCGCTCAAGGTGTAGACGCTGCCGAAGACGTCACCGAATTCGTCGTTGACAAAGGGGCCGTCGACGGACTGGGGAAGATCTCCCTGAACGTCTTCGATCTTGCGCCGCAGATCATCGAAGATCGGGCGCATGTTCTTGTAGCTCTCGAGGAAGTTGACGCTGACGATGGAAATGCCGGTTCGCGACTCGGAGGTGATGAAATCGACCTCCGGCATCTCCTGCGCTTTCTTCTCGATCTTGTCTGTGACCAACTGTTCGACCCGTTCCGGGCTGGCGCCGGGAAAGCGGGTGGTGACGACCGCTGTGCGAACGATGAACCCCGGATCCTGGGCTTTGGGGAGGGCGACGTAGGCGAGTATTCCGGAGAGGAGAAGAACGCCCACCAGCACCAACGTGATGCGATTTCGGCGGATGGCTACTTCGGTCAAAGACACTGCTTCATCCCTTCCTGGATTCTTCGAGAAGGACTCGCAGGCCGTCCCGAATCAACGAGGTTCCCGCCGTGATGACCCGATCTCCAACCGACAGTCCGGCCGTGATCTCGGCTCCGTCCTCGGTGAGATCTCCGACCGTGACGACCCGTTGGGTCACGATCCCCTCGCCGGGTTCGTCGGCCGCTTCAGCGAGGTAGACGTAGGTCGTGCCGCCGCTCTCCACCAAAGCCGACAGGGGGATCAAGAACCGTCCGTCGGAGGAACCGGCGGCCAGCTCGAAGCGGACCTCCGCCGCCAGGCCGGCGCGCAGTTCCGGGTGATCCCCTTCGAGGGTCACGGTGGCCGGAAAGGTCGAACCCTGGCGGGCGCTGATGCCAACTTCCGTCAGCCGTCCGGGAAACACCTCATCGGGTCGGGCGTCGAAGCGAACCTGGGCGGTCATCCCTGTCTCGAGATCTGCAACCAGACTTTCGGGGATCGAGAGGCTGACTTCGAGCCCTTCGCCGCAGTTGACCGTTGCGACCGTTCCACCGGTCGACACGTTCTCGTTGACCTCCACATCGATGGACGCCACCGAACAGTCCGTCGAGGCCGCTAGACGGGTGTAGGAGACATTCAGGCGTGCCAGTTCCAAGGCCTTTTGGGAAGCTCGCACTTGCGCTTCGGCCGACTCCGCAGAGGCACGAGCGCTGTCGAGGTCGGTACGCGAAGCGTTGTTGTCGGCGTAGAGGTCCTTGGTGCGCGCATAGGTCGCTGCGGCATTGCGTTCGGAGGCGACGGCCTGGGCGAGGCTGGC
Encoded proteins:
- a CDS encoding efflux RND transporter periplasmic adaptor subunit, giving the protein MTEPFRPLAILLLAFGLLNGCGPAEPSTEEALRSVRTWTVQSADGRRTRTFTGTSRAVQTSRLSFKVGGTVVALPIEVGQKLRRGDLVARLDPFSYELQAEQSQASLAQAVASERNAAATYARTKDLYADNNASRTDLDSARASAESAEAQVRASQKALELARLNVSYTRLAASTDCSVASIDVEVNENVSTGGTVATVNCGEGLEVSLSIPESLVADLETGMTAQVRFDARPDEVFPGRLTEVGISARQGSTFPATVTLEGDHPELRAGLAAEVRFELAAGSSDGRFLIPLSALVESGGTTYVYLAEAADEPGEGIVTQRVVTVGDLTEDGAEITAGLSVGDRVITAGTSLIRDGLRVLLEESRKG